Proteins co-encoded in one Crateriforma spongiae genomic window:
- the gatA gene encoding Asp-tRNA(Asn)/Glu-tRNA(Gln) amidotransferase subunit GatA: MLDSVSAILNALASGDASARQITERSLDAIAQTDPKINAVTHVAAEAALATADDVDRRRAAGQPLGALAGVPIAIKDLICTTDMPTTCASRMLRDFVPPYDATVIRKLRDADAVLIGKTNMDEFAMGASNETSAYGPTRNPWNHDRIPGGSSGGSAATVAAGQVPASLGSDTGGSIRQPASHCGITGLKPTYGRVSRYGLVAFASSLDQIGPMAWSAEDVALLLETIAGYEPRDSTSLDTPVPEYSKAIQSADLRGIKIGVLRDGLEQDGLDESVRKSVTEAMQVFIDLGAEIVDVQLPHSQYWVPTYYVIAPCEASSNLSRYDGAHYGHRSDADIDPADGPLLSMYRHSRQEGFGSEVKRRIMIGTYALSTGYYDAYYNKALKVRRLIRGDYDAAFQQADLLLGPTAPTSAFALGDKLDDPIQMYLCDLYTVGANLAGIPAISIPAGLDDSGLPIGVQLQAPALEESRLLFAAAAFQSQTQFHQLRPGKP, translated from the coding sequence ATGCTTGATTCCGTATCCGCCATCCTGAACGCCCTGGCGTCCGGCGACGCTTCGGCGCGGCAAATCACCGAACGATCGCTGGACGCCATCGCCCAGACGGACCCGAAAATCAACGCCGTCACTCATGTGGCTGCCGAAGCGGCTTTGGCGACCGCCGATGATGTCGACCGTCGCCGAGCGGCCGGCCAACCGCTTGGCGCACTGGCCGGTGTGCCGATCGCCATCAAAGACCTGATCTGTACCACGGACATGCCGACGACTTGCGCATCAAGGATGCTGCGCGACTTCGTGCCACCCTACGACGCCACGGTGATTCGAAAGCTGCGTGATGCCGATGCGGTCTTGATCGGCAAAACCAACATGGACGAATTCGCGATGGGGGCCAGCAACGAAACCAGCGCCTACGGCCCGACGCGCAACCCTTGGAATCATGACCGCATTCCGGGCGGCAGCAGCGGCGGATCGGCCGCCACGGTCGCCGCCGGTCAAGTTCCTGCCAGCCTGGGAAGCGACACCGGCGGATCCATTCGTCAACCCGCCTCACACTGTGGCATCACGGGGCTGAAGCCGACGTATGGTCGAGTCAGCCGTTACGGCCTGGTCGCATTCGCCAGCAGCCTGGATCAAATCGGCCCCATGGCTTGGTCGGCCGAAGACGTCGCGTTGCTGCTGGAAACCATCGCGGGTTATGAACCACGCGATTCCACTTCGCTGGACACGCCGGTGCCCGAATACAGCAAGGCGATCCAATCGGCCGATTTGCGGGGCATCAAAATCGGGGTCCTGCGTGACGGATTGGAACAAGACGGCTTGGACGAATCGGTTCGAAAATCGGTGACCGAAGCCATGCAAGTCTTCATCGACTTAGGTGCGGAAATCGTCGACGTCCAATTGCCGCACAGCCAATATTGGGTGCCGACTTATTACGTGATCGCTCCCTGCGAAGCCAGCAGCAACCTTTCCCGCTATGACGGCGCCCATTACGGGCATCGATCGGATGCCGACATCGATCCCGCCGACGGCCCCCTGCTGTCGATGTATCGACATAGCCGCCAAGAAGGTTTCGGCAGCGAAGTCAAACGACGGATCATGATCGGCACTTACGCGCTTTCGACCGGTTACTACGACGCTTATTACAACAAAGCCTTGAAAGTCCGTCGGTTGATCCGCGGCGACTACGACGCGGCGTTCCAACAGGCCGATTTGCTGCTCGGTCCGACCGCACCGACGTCCGCTTTCGCTCTGGGCGACAAGCTTGACGATCCGATCCAAATGTACCTTTGTGATTTGTACACCGTCGGCGCCAACTTGGCCGGGATCCCCGCGATATCAATCCCGGCGGGCCTTGACGATTCGGGCCTGCCGATCGGCGTGCAGCTACAGGCCCCGGCGCTGGAAGAATCCCGCTTGCTGTTCGCCGCAGCCGCGTTCCAAAGCCAAACCCAGTTTCATCAATTGCGACCGGGCAAACCATAG
- the gatB gene encoding Asp-tRNA(Asn)/Glu-tRNA(Gln) amidotransferase subunit GatB — MPQYETIIGLEVHVQLKTDSKLFCGCSTQFGAPPNSQVCPVCLGMPGALPVMNRQAITLAVKAGLALNCNIPPMTKWDRKQYFYPDLPKGYQISQYDLPICADGFLDIDDPASEGDTRRIGLIRAHLEEDAGKSQHDEASGRQDSRIDLNRCGTPLLEIVSQPDMRSSAEAKNYLTELKLLLTHLEVSDCEMQEGSLRVDANINLHLDVDGKKIATPIVEVKNMNSFRAVERALDYEAERQYAHWEETGQTIKDAPKTTRGWDDSREQTFAQREKEESADYRYFPDPDLLPVRLPRSFIDQVRDTIQETPAQARDRLQTQHGLSAYDADVIVNQGAAMLGYFETVADVSGDPKRASSWIQQDVLRTLKEQETSIEEFPIPAKRLGELLGRVRSGDLDNNRARDVFAYLIDNDSDVDSACTALGIEAVDSGEIESLCQKLLDDNPQVVQDVRGGKQQAVGRLIGQAKKVNPNANPQQVRETLLKLING, encoded by the coding sequence ATGCCGCAATACGAAACCATCATCGGGCTGGAAGTCCACGTTCAACTGAAGACCGACAGCAAGCTGTTCTGCGGTTGTAGCACTCAATTTGGTGCGCCGCCGAACAGCCAAGTCTGTCCGGTCTGCCTGGGCATGCCCGGTGCGCTTCCGGTCATGAATCGCCAAGCCATCACCCTGGCGGTCAAAGCCGGGCTTGCGTTGAACTGCAACATCCCGCCGATGACCAAATGGGACCGCAAGCAATATTTCTATCCCGACCTGCCCAAGGGATATCAAATCAGCCAATACGATCTTCCCATTTGCGCTGACGGCTTCTTAGACATCGACGATCCTGCATCCGAAGGCGACACGCGACGCATCGGGCTGATCCGGGCACACCTGGAAGAAGACGCCGGCAAGAGCCAACACGACGAAGCGTCGGGTCGCCAAGATTCTCGCATCGACTTGAATCGATGTGGCACCCCGTTGTTAGAAATCGTCAGCCAACCGGATATGCGCAGCAGCGCCGAAGCCAAAAACTATCTGACCGAACTGAAGCTTCTGTTGACGCACTTGGAAGTGTCCGACTGCGAAATGCAAGAAGGAAGTTTGCGTGTCGATGCCAACATCAACTTGCATCTGGATGTGGATGGCAAAAAGATCGCCACGCCGATCGTTGAAGTTAAGAACATGAACAGCTTCCGCGCCGTGGAACGAGCGTTGGATTACGAAGCGGAACGCCAATACGCACACTGGGAAGAAACCGGTCAAACGATCAAGGACGCCCCCAAGACGACACGCGGGTGGGACGATTCGCGCGAACAAACGTTCGCCCAACGGGAAAAAGAAGAATCGGCCGACTATCGGTACTTCCCCGATCCCGATTTGTTGCCCGTACGACTGCCCCGATCGTTCATCGATCAAGTTCGCGACACGATCCAAGAAACTCCCGCCCAGGCCCGTGACCGCTTGCAGACCCAACACGGTCTGTCGGCTTACGATGCGGATGTGATCGTCAATCAAGGTGCCGCCATGCTTGGGTACTTTGAAACCGTCGCCGATGTCAGCGGTGACCCCAAACGCGCCAGTTCGTGGATTCAGCAGGATGTATTGCGAACGTTGAAGGAACAGGAAACGTCGATCGAAGAGTTCCCGATTCCCGCCAAGCGATTGGGAGAATTGTTGGGCCGTGTGCGGTCGGGTGATCTGGACAACAACCGCGCGCGAGATGTCTTCGCGTATCTGATAGACAACGATTCGGATGTCGATTCGGCCTGCACCGCACTGGGAATCGAAGCGGTGGACAGCGGCGAGATCGAATCGCTTTGCCAGAAACTACTGGATGACAATCCGCAAGTGGTCCAAGACGTTCGCGGTGGCAAACAACAGGCGGTCGGCCGCCTGATCGGACAAGCGAAAAAGGTGAATCCCAACGCGAATCCACAGCAGGTCCGCGAAACACTCTTGAAGCTGATCAACGGCTGA
- a CDS encoding methyl-accepting chemotaxis protein, translating to MLNRISVRSRLLLVACLIMALFAEMSYFGEQNGRNAAEIGLRLSTERMLHDQKEKLQVASHTLAEALGEHIRGINTKDERIAEIRRLIDGIRFEDDRSGYYYVYDGTTNVALPTNHSLQGTDLSDMTDVNGVPLVVDLNDAANQGGGFVQYVWDKPGHGPTAKLGYAELIPGTTMWLGAGVYLDNIDEQQALIRAELEQSLSNNAWSMRLISTLIFIAILATSLWVAWGLLRSIKMVTQSLHDIADGEGDLTKRIEIHSQDEFGELAGWFNRFMDKLHQVVSTIVNNVTRLDQEARSLSGVADDLASHAKNSNRRTNDVNSSTQEMSQNISRIASAVEQSRNNIATVATAAEEMTATIGSIAESTSEATDVSMRAVDQTKSTWQRIHHLGSRADAIDEVTEVITEISEQINLLSLNATIEAARSGEAGKGFAVVASEIKDLAKQTADATLDIREKITDVQTNTNNAVTDIEAITAVIENVNAIVASITAAVGEQSKAAQEIALNIGQAAHGMDEINQSINEVSTASTSISGDIAAVSQSSGDLSGCSEKVDHSSDDLKEFSAQLLQTLSTFRV from the coding sequence ATGCTCAACCGCATCTCCGTACGCAGTCGTCTGCTGCTTGTCGCCTGTTTGATCATGGCATTGTTTGCCGAAATGTCATACTTCGGCGAACAGAATGGCCGAAACGCTGCGGAGATCGGATTGCGGCTTAGCACCGAGCGCATGTTGCACGACCAGAAAGAAAAACTGCAGGTCGCCAGCCATACGCTTGCCGAAGCATTGGGTGAACACATTCGTGGCATCAACACGAAAGACGAACGGATCGCCGAGATTCGTCGTTTGATCGACGGCATTCGTTTCGAAGACGATCGATCGGGATACTACTACGTCTACGATGGGACGACGAACGTCGCCCTCCCGACCAACCATTCGTTGCAGGGCACCGACCTCTCGGACATGACCGATGTTAATGGCGTCCCTCTGGTGGTCGATCTAAACGATGCCGCAAATCAGGGTGGTGGATTCGTCCAATATGTCTGGGACAAACCGGGGCACGGACCGACGGCCAAGCTGGGTTATGCGGAATTGATTCCGGGCACCACCATGTGGTTGGGGGCCGGTGTCTATCTGGACAATATCGATGAACAACAAGCATTGATCCGCGCAGAATTAGAACAATCTCTTTCAAACAATGCTTGGTCGATGCGTTTGATTTCGACCCTGATATTCATCGCCATTCTAGCCACCAGCCTGTGGGTGGCATGGGGGCTATTGCGTTCGATCAAGATGGTCACCCAAAGCCTGCATGACATCGCCGATGGTGAAGGCGACTTGACCAAGCGAATCGAAATTCATTCGCAAGATGAATTCGGCGAATTGGCCGGTTGGTTCAATCGATTCATGGACAAATTGCACCAAGTCGTTTCGACCATCGTCAACAATGTCACGCGTTTGGACCAAGAGGCACGCAGCCTTTCGGGCGTCGCCGATGACCTTGCGTCACACGCTAAAAACAGCAACCGACGTACGAACGATGTCAATTCATCGACGCAGGAAATGAGCCAGAACATTTCGCGAATCGCATCAGCCGTGGAACAGTCACGCAACAACATCGCCACCGTGGCAACTGCCGCGGAAGAAATGACGGCGACCATCGGATCCATCGCCGAAAGCACCTCCGAGGCGACCGATGTATCGATGCGAGCGGTTGATCAAACCAAGTCCACCTGGCAGCGGATCCATCACCTGGGGTCTCGTGCCGATGCCATCGATGAGGTGACGGAGGTGATCACTGAGATTTCCGAACAGATCAATCTGCTGTCGCTTAACGCAACCATCGAAGCCGCTCGATCAGGCGAAGCAGGAAAAGGCTTTGCCGTGGTGGCCAGTGAGATCAAGGACTTGGCAAAACAAACCGCTGACGCGACGCTGGACATTCGTGAAAAAATCACGGACGTTCAAACCAATACCAACAACGCCGTGACGGATATCGAAGCGATCACCGCCGTCATCGAAAATGTCAATGCGATCGTCGCTTCCATCACAGCCGCGGTCGGCGAACAATCCAAAGCTGCTCAAGAGATCGCGTTGAACATCGGCCAGGCCGCTCACGGGATGGACGAAATTAACCAGAGCATCAACGAAGTCTCCACCGCGTCGACCAGCATCTCCGGCGACATCGCTGCCGTCAGCCAGTCCAGTGGTGACTTGTCCGGATGCAGCGAAAAAGTGGATCACAGCAGCGACGACCTGAAAGAATTCTCCGCTCAGTTGCTGCAGACCCTTTCAACGTTCCGCGTCTGA
- a CDS encoding DUF4962 domain-containing protein yields the protein MSLRPLPSLAIALLVSISFDVLLFDASICGATERPLDQSPANESDWGYRPGHDTAVSSNPPNFHWRPQAEINRWQLQCSLDPSFPDADTYHADDLDLSVHTPASTLSPGTYFWRYRGIDASDRKTNWSQARRFTITGGLPEMPMPSRSELLARIPSEHPRLFIRPEDVDRLKELAEGPMAEQYAELCRQCDRILKSPPSTEEPRKYGDDITPRGEQWRELWWGNRQRTIAALRSATTLAFTYRLSGNDAYGDLAKQILMDCAQWDPQGATGYRYNDEAGMPYAYYFSRAYTFIHSRLTEADRRKCQEVMQIRGQEMYEHLCPRHLWSPYSSHSNRAWHFLGEVGIAFHGEIDDADQWTWFAANVFFSNYPVWSDDDGGWHEGVTYWNSYISRFTWWADIMKSALRIDAYQKPYFSQIGYYPIYLLPPGKVGGGFGDLNAKASSSKVVDLMHVLASQSGNPHWGWYVQQHPDHEPETDYVQFIRGAMGNLQSSPPVDLHESRCFAGTGQAMLNTNLIDAKDNVQVTFKSSPFGTQSHGYEANNSFLLWAYGKRLLIRSGKRDMYASDHHKNWMWSTRSVNNITVNGIGQLKRSAKATAKIVDFVQSPSVDVVVGEAGDCYRANANDSRSALDRFTRTVIFVKPETVVVYDRLVPTEASTMTYWLHAVDKFDIENQHEIQVHQDDVHCHVNFLVPDGLKFNQTDQYDPNPRPRIQLREWHLSADVPAEHSVAGRPSEFLTVYRVAQGRDPAFASFDYRVMDDRYELVSRTPQQTVTVQIPQAAAAYRSTADAETEQIQIRVEDPAGKKTPQRFTADLR from the coding sequence ATGTCGCTCCGCCCGCTGCCATCCCTCGCTATTGCGCTATTGGTTTCCATATCGTTTGATGTGCTTTTGTTCGACGCCTCCATTTGCGGTGCGACCGAACGACCGTTGGACCAGTCGCCGGCGAACGAATCGGATTGGGGCTATCGTCCTGGGCATGACACGGCCGTGTCGTCGAATCCACCCAATTTTCATTGGCGGCCGCAAGCAGAAATCAATCGCTGGCAGCTTCAGTGTTCGCTTGACCCAAGTTTTCCAGATGCCGACACGTACCACGCCGATGACTTGGATTTGTCGGTACATACGCCGGCGTCCACATTATCACCGGGAACCTACTTTTGGCGTTATCGCGGAATCGACGCCAGCGACCGAAAGACGAACTGGAGCCAAGCCCGACGGTTTACGATCACTGGCGGTTTGCCGGAAATGCCCATGCCGTCGCGTAGCGAACTGCTGGCCCGCATTCCAAGCGAACATCCTCGACTTTTCATTCGGCCCGAAGACGTGGACCGTTTAAAAGAGCTTGCCGAAGGTCCGATGGCCGAACAGTACGCCGAACTGTGCCGGCAATGCGATCGCATACTGAAATCTCCTCCATCGACGGAAGAGCCCCGCAAGTATGGCGACGACATCACGCCGCGTGGCGAACAATGGCGAGAACTTTGGTGGGGCAATCGTCAGCGTACCATCGCCGCTCTGCGTTCGGCCACCACGTTGGCATTCACCTATCGACTTTCAGGTAACGATGCCTACGGCGATCTCGCTAAACAGATCTTGATGGATTGCGCCCAGTGGGATCCACAAGGTGCGACGGGCTATCGCTACAACGATGAAGCAGGAATGCCCTACGCGTACTACTTTTCACGCGCTTACACCTTCATCCATTCACGGTTGACGGAAGCCGACCGGCGGAAGTGCCAAGAGGTGATGCAAATCCGGGGACAGGAGATGTACGAACACCTGTGCCCGCGGCACTTGTGGAGCCCGTATTCCAGTCACAGCAACCGTGCCTGGCACTTCCTGGGCGAGGTGGGGATTGCGTTTCATGGGGAGATCGATGACGCCGATCAATGGACTTGGTTCGCCGCCAACGTTTTCTTCAGCAACTACCCCGTATGGAGCGATGACGACGGTGGTTGGCATGAAGGGGTCACATATTGGAACAGTTACATCAGCCGTTTCACTTGGTGGGCCGACATCATGAAGAGCGCGTTGCGGATCGATGCTTATCAAAAGCCTTACTTCAGTCAGATCGGCTACTATCCGATTTATCTGTTGCCGCCGGGAAAGGTGGGCGGTGGTTTCGGCGATCTGAACGCCAAAGCATCATCGTCCAAAGTCGTCGATCTGATGCACGTCTTGGCATCGCAATCTGGGAATCCTCACTGGGGCTGGTACGTCCAACAACATCCCGACCATGAACCCGAAACGGACTACGTTCAATTCATTCGCGGTGCGATGGGCAATCTGCAGTCATCCCCACCGGTCGACTTGCACGAATCTCGTTGCTTCGCCGGCACCGGCCAGGCAATGCTAAATACGAACTTGATCGATGCGAAGGACAATGTCCAAGTCACCTTCAAGTCCAGCCCGTTCGGCACGCAATCCCATGGCTACGAAGCGAACAATTCGTTCTTGCTTTGGGCTTACGGGAAACGCTTGCTGATTCGATCTGGGAAGCGAGACATGTACGCCAGCGATCATCACAAGAATTGGATGTGGAGCACCCGATCGGTCAACAATATCACGGTCAATGGCATCGGACAGTTGAAGCGTTCTGCAAAGGCAACAGCGAAGATCGTCGACTTCGTCCAGTCGCCAAGTGTCGATGTTGTGGTTGGTGAAGCGGGCGATTGCTATCGTGCAAATGCGAATGACTCACGATCCGCATTGGATCGGTTCACCAGAACCGTCATCTTTGTGAAGCCGGAAACCGTGGTCGTCTACGACCGTCTAGTTCCGACCGAAGCGTCGACGATGACTTACTGGCTTCACGCCGTCGACAAATTTGACATTGAAAACCAGCACGAGATCCAGGTTCATCAGGACGATGTCCACTGCCACGTGAACTTCTTGGTTCCCGATGGATTGAAGTTCAACCAAACGGATCAATACGATCCCAATCCGCGACCAAGAATCCAGTTGCGTGAATGGCACTTATCAGCGGACGTTCCCGCCGAACATTCAGTCGCTGGTCGGCCATCGGAGTTTTTGACCGTCTACCGAGTTGCCCAGGGTCGCGATCCTGCGTTTGCAAGCTTCGATTATCGGGTGATGGACGATCGCTATGAATTGGTTTCGCGCACACCGCAACAAACGGTTACGGTTCAAATCCCGCAAGCCGCCGCAGCGTACCGAAGCACTGCTGACGCTGAGACCGAGCAAATTCAGATCAGAGTCGAAGATCCCGCCGGCAAGAAGACGCCGCAGAGGTTCACAGCAGATTTGCGTTAG
- the flhA gene encoding flagellar biosynthesis protein FlhA, with amino-acid sequence MRYRDLILPLGIIACLVVILVPLPPMLMDLLLAGNITIGVIVLLTTVYVATPLEFSIFPSLLLATTLARLVLNVATTRLILSGAEKNQMNAAGGVIQSFGEFVAGDRLEIGLIIFVIIVLIQFIVITKGATRISEVAARFALDGMPGRQMAIDADMNAGLIDEKEAQRRRQEINAQADFYGAMDGASKFVRGDAIAGIVITLVNVVGGLYIGTMRADMSFGQAAELFTKLTIGDGLVSQVPALLISLAAGLLVTRSAAKSSLPEQFLQQLFGNPKALMVAGAFLCLMIVTNLPALPMATLGFGCIGLAVVMNRHSHQAAEAKQAEMEAEKATPPPEKRPEDFLAVDPMEVAIGLGLLPLADPSRGGDLMQRITGIRHSIAGDIGVILPKVRVRDDMTLGQMEYQIRIAGNSMATASLLPDHLLAIDSGQTTGTIEGEATRDPTFGEPAVWIDPMRREQAAIFGYTLVEPGAVLATHLQEIAKRHADELLSRDSTKHLIDELKEVAPAVVDELIPGVMKVSEVQQVLQQLLREDVPIRQLSLILETLGDFAGKTKDPTLLCEYVRHRLARTISSRYRDASGRLHVVTLDPEMEDRIAAGVEHNERGLFVRMSPEAVDLTCSRLQEAVKRLIGLGHHPVVLVSPRIRPGLRQITAVTIPRLRILSFNEITQDTQIESHGVVSDQASGKA; translated from the coding sequence ATGCGTTATCGCGACTTGATTCTGCCGCTGGGCATCATCGCCTGTTTGGTGGTCATTCTGGTCCCGTTACCACCGATGTTGATGGACCTGCTGTTGGCGGGAAACATCACGATCGGCGTGATCGTGTTGCTGACGACCGTCTACGTAGCGACACCGCTGGAATTCAGCATCTTTCCGTCGTTGCTTCTGGCGACCACCCTGGCTCGGCTGGTGCTGAACGTCGCCACGACGCGTTTGATCCTCAGCGGTGCCGAAAAGAACCAGATGAACGCCGCCGGCGGCGTGATCCAAAGCTTTGGCGAATTCGTGGCGGGCGACCGACTTGAAATCGGATTGATCATCTTTGTGATCATCGTCCTGATTCAGTTCATCGTGATCACCAAGGGGGCGACTCGGATCAGTGAAGTCGCTGCCCGATTCGCGTTGGACGGAATGCCGGGTCGGCAAATGGCCATCGATGCCGACATGAATGCCGGACTGATCGACGAAAAAGAAGCCCAACGTCGACGCCAAGAGATCAACGCACAGGCGGACTTTTATGGTGCAATGGATGGTGCCAGCAAATTCGTGCGGGGCGATGCGATCGCCGGCATCGTCATCACCTTGGTCAATGTCGTTGGCGGACTGTACATCGGCACGATGCGGGCGGACATGTCCTTTGGCCAAGCCGCGGAATTGTTCACCAAGTTGACGATCGGCGACGGGTTGGTCAGCCAAGTCCCGGCGCTGTTGATCTCCCTGGCTGCCGGCTTGCTGGTGACGCGAAGTGCCGCCAAGAGCAGTCTGCCGGAACAGTTCCTGCAACAACTGTTTGGCAATCCCAAAGCTTTGATGGTCGCTGGTGCGTTCTTGTGCCTGATGATCGTGACCAATTTGCCCGCCTTGCCCATGGCCACGCTTGGTTTCGGTTGCATCGGGTTGGCCGTCGTCATGAATCGGCACTCTCATCAAGCAGCCGAAGCGAAGCAGGCGGAAATGGAGGCGGAAAAGGCCACGCCGCCACCAGAGAAACGTCCCGAAGATTTCCTTGCCGTCGATCCGATGGAAGTCGCCATCGGGCTTGGATTGTTGCCATTGGCCGATCCGTCGCGTGGCGGTGATTTGATGCAACGCATCACCGGCATTCGCCACTCCATCGCCGGCGATATCGGGGTCATTTTGCCCAAGGTGCGAGTCCGCGACGACATGACGTTGGGACAAATGGAATACCAGATTCGTATCGCCGGTAACTCCATGGCGACCGCGTCGTTGCTTCCCGACCATTTGCTAGCCATCGATAGCGGACAGACCACCGGTACCATCGAAGGCGAAGCGACTCGCGATCCCACGTTCGGCGAGCCCGCGGTTTGGATCGACCCGATGCGGCGGGAACAGGCGGCGATCTTTGGTTACACGTTGGTCGAACCCGGTGCAGTCCTGGCAACGCATCTGCAGGAAATCGCCAAGCGGCACGCCGACGAATTGTTGTCCCGCGATTCCACCAAGCATCTGATCGACGAATTGAAGGAAGTCGCTCCCGCCGTCGTGGATGAACTGATACCAGGGGTGATGAAGGTCAGTGAAGTCCAGCAGGTGTTGCAACAACTGCTGCGTGAAGACGTGCCGATTCGCCAACTCAGCCTGATCCTGGAAACCCTGGGGGATTTCGCTGGCAAAACCAAAGATCCGACGCTGCTTTGTGAATACGTGCGCCACCGACTGGCACGGACCATCAGTTCCCGCTATCGCGATGCATCAGGCCGTTTGCACGTCGTCACCCTGGATCCGGAAATGGAAGATCGCATTGCGGCCGGCGTGGAACACAACGAACGAGGACTTTTTGTCCGGATGAGCCCTGAAGCCGTGGACCTCACTTGCAGCCGATTGCAAGAAGCGGTTAAGAGACTGATCGGTCTGGGCCACCACCCGGTCGTTTTGGTAAGTCCAAGAATCCGACCGGGGCTCCGGCAAATCACCGCGGTGACCATTCCACGGTTGCGAATCCTTTCCTTCAACGAAATCACCCAAGACACCCAAATCGAATCACACGGGGTCGTCAGCGACCAAGCTTCCGGCAAGGCCTGA
- a CDS encoding flagellar biosynthesis protein FlhF, whose amino-acid sequence MHIRTFRAANLQAALAEIRRQMGPTASVLHTRQVRDGWLGWLGRTHVEVTAGMSDELPANEMPVSTSASPTDPMAPEPTGIDARDPSSDVQIRLRTDSSDDLPASLEVYRSELLQLGVPHSIAARWISSTASFQATLGDHASPLTWAEPLQQTVARNIKIAGPIRTRPGHRHVVALVGPTGVGKTTTIAKLAAGFRIEARRQVGLLTIDTYRIAAVQQLKAYSQIMDLPMEVVEDPGDMQAALERLGDVDLVLIDTAGRSPRSDARIEQLVSYLDAAKPDEIHLVLSATSGLDSILTTLDGFSPARPDAMILTKMDETPHSATVLAALEQSVASDRGNGRSLPLSYVTHGQQVPDDIGIADADALAQQMFPSAVSRQHLEAA is encoded by the coding sequence ATGCACATTCGCACGTTCCGAGCCGCCAACCTGCAAGCCGCCCTGGCGGAAATTCGGCGACAGATGGGCCCGACCGCGTCGGTGCTGCACACTCGTCAGGTTCGTGACGGCTGGCTGGGCTGGTTGGGACGAACCCACGTCGAAGTCACCGCGGGCATGAGCGATGAATTGCCGGCAAACGAAATGCCGGTGTCAACGTCCGCGTCGCCCACCGATCCGATGGCACCGGAACCGACAGGAATTGACGCCCGTGACCCTTCGTCCGACGTGCAAATTCGCCTTCGCACCGACAGCAGCGATGATCTGCCCGCATCGTTGGAAGTCTATCGTTCCGAATTGCTTCAGTTGGGTGTACCGCATTCGATCGCTGCACGATGGATCAGTTCCACCGCCAGTTTTCAGGCAACGCTGGGTGACCATGCAAGCCCGCTGACCTGGGCCGAACCGCTACAACAAACCGTCGCCCGCAACATCAAAATCGCCGGCCCCATTCGCACACGTCCGGGGCACCGCCATGTGGTGGCTCTGGTCGGCCCCACCGGCGTCGGAAAAACGACAACGATCGCAAAGCTGGCCGCCGGCTTCCGAATCGAAGCCCGTCGTCAGGTCGGTTTGCTGACCATCGACACCTATCGCATTGCCGCAGTTCAACAACTCAAGGCATATTCGCAAATCATGGATTTGCCCATGGAGGTCGTCGAAGACCCCGGCGATATGCAAGCGGCTTTGGAACGGCTGGGCGACGTCGACTTGGTCTTGATCGACACCGCAGGCCGTAGCCCTCGCAGCGACGCGAGAATCGAACAACTGGTGTCCTATTTGGATGCCGCAAAGCCTGATGAGATTCACTTGGTGCTGAGTGCCACCAGCGGCTTGGATTCCATTTTGACGACGCTGGACGGTTTTTCGCCGGCACGTCCCGACGCAATGATCTTGACCAAGATGGACGAAACACCGCACAGCGCAACGGTACTGGCCGCGCTCGAACAGTCGGTCGCAAGCGACCGCGGAAACGGGCGATCATTGCCGCTGAGTTACGTCACACATGGTCAGCAAGTACCCGACGACATCGGCATTGCCGACGCGGATGCTTTGGCACAGCAAATGTTTCCCTCTGCGGTTTCACGACAGCATTTGGAAGCCGCCTGA